The DNA window GCATATCTTACTCCTCCAGATAGCCAAGGATTTGCACCACATTATGATGATATTGAAGCATTCATTTTGCAGACTGAAGGTAAAAAACATTGGCGTATTTATAAACCAAGAGAAGAAAGTGAAATACTTCCTAGAACTTCATCAAAGAATTTTACTGATGATGAAATAGGAGAACCAGTTCTAGAGGTAACTTTAGAAGCTGGGGATATGTTGTATTTTCCTCGAGGATATATACATCAAGGCATTACAATTGATGGAGAGCATTCTCTACATGTAACAATCAGTATGTATCAAAAACATGCATGGGCTGATCTATTTGAAAAAATGATACCAGCTGCATTACAAATAGCTATTAATGAAAATGTAGAGCTGAGACGTGGATTGCCTTTTGATATCTATGATAATTTTGGTTTAGTACACTCTGATGTGAATACACCACGTAAGGTGGAAATAGAGAACCTTGTCAAAaacttatttgataaaattaaagattacttGCCTATTGATGAGGCTGTAGATCAAATGAGTAAAAAATTCCAACAGGATGCTCTTCCTCCAGTCTTGAGTGATTTAGAAAAAGCAGTCACAGTATATGGCGATACAGATGTCATGATAGAGAATGGAAAGGTAACAAATAGAGTTGAGATTAGTCTAGATACTAGGATAAGACTATTgcgtaaaaacattttaagaatgGTTTCTGAAGACCGCATAAGACTGTATTATCATGCTGAGAACTCCTTAGAATACCATGGAAGTGAACTGCCATATTTAGAAATTGAAGAAGATTTGGCACCAGCTATTGAAACTTTAATAACTTCATATCCAGAGTATGTGTCAGTTGAAAACTTGGATGTGCCTAATGAATCAGATAAGTTACAAATAGCTGATGCCCTATGGAGCAGGGGTTTGATTATGACAGAATATCCACTAGAAAATATTGATGATGattgaattatttgatttgttcTTATTACACTAGTTTTGATAAacaattcaatgttttttattttcaaaaaaacccattttaattcaattaaattgttaaaatcgttggatataagtttaatttcaacttatacttaagtcttatttttttatatatatattatgtgtaacaGTATAAATTAGGTTTATGAATTTTTGataagtaataaatgttaacactcagtaaaaaaatttattatcataaaaagtaTGAGAAATTGAGCACcccaatcattttaatttaaaacttatagaGGTAGcacagaataattatatatatgtgttgcATTTACTTCTTTCTGGCAAGCTGTCCTAGAATTAAGCTTCATTATCACATGGAACAATGCTTTATTCTACAAGttgtttaaacataataaataattatgtgtatttattttgttgttaaaacGGAATGTAAGCAGACTAAGATGATATTGTCTCTGCCATTAAGTTATcacaaatgttaaaaaaaaaatatgtttataagacACAATAAAAGCTAATTTGTTTTTCCATTCATACAAtgacatcatttaaaaaaattacataattaatagtgtagcatatattaattataatcgaATTATACAAAATCCAAAACAAACATTttctataattgttattaaaaaaaaagttacttttttattaagtatcaaatagaatatttatgtaattgagTTTCAAACAATGTTCTAATTCTGTTTTATAGCTTATATTTAATGAACACATCAACAACATAAAATTGCAAATGAATAAggattttgttttttcatgtAATATAGTGATATGTtgcattgattttattaaacagcAAAAAATTGACAATTGAGCCATTTCATTCATTAATCATTGTCAGGAATTGATTGACTATTTGTAGtcgcaattttttttctcataaagcTCTTATGCTCTACATACGCAATACTTTACATGACTGTGTACAGTACAAGTTTAAATtgttagtgggtggtaccaataCTAATATGTCAGTAAGCCCTTTCTTAACAGacacaaacattaattatatcatgataaaaaactaaaaacttaaaacattttacttttaaatgaagTAGATAGGTGCCtcacatattatatgtaacaaATTTCACTATTTTAggataaaacaatgaaatttgctactttattttatatatttatttaattgaaatatatataacaatatttaataataaacctgAACTTATTGTCTTATAAGCTTCCAGTCACTTCATTTCTGAGTGTCGTTAGAACTAAATAATTAGCTTTTATTGTTCCACTTTATAACATTCCACTGAGGTGATTGATTTAGTATTTATGATAAGGCAGTAATTATTGTAGCGATACACATTTTAACTTAGATACTTGTTCATAATTAGATACTGTTAAAACTATGGCATTTTATGCAACTATCTCTCTTGCATTGTTTTGAGCCTCCATATGAGCTTTGGAAGCGCATTTATATCTTTTCTTAACTTCATTGTTAATTCCTTCTCTGTTTCTTGCAATTTCTACTGCATAGAATTGAACTCGGGGCactaatattgtattttgttcCGAGTAATCACCTTTTGTGTCTGCACGCATTAACGTACCGAAACTGTAATCTTccactatatttttaaatttttcgcaAAACATACGCCATTTGGCTTtgttaacgttattttttatttcatcttctTTTATGTAGGATATGTTCAAATCTGGAAAATCTTGTCTGAAGTGAGAATATATAAGATCGTCGTGCGGCGTTAAGCGAAGCCATCTGGTATCCACTGAACAGAGAACctacaaaaaatatgaatcattAATTACACGTATTTATGTTAGGAGATTAGGTTATTGCATATTATAACctacattaaagtaaatatcaCTGTGTTCCATGGCTCTAGCTGCCCAAAGATGTTCAAGAGTCTCATCATTACCAAATTCTTCAGCGGGCCTAGTCAAGACATCctgaaatacataaaattatagtatCGCATAATTAGGATTTTCATGCAAGAGTTTTACTATAACTGTATGTACTTGCCATGAtaacttaaataacaatttttaacagATTGACAACGACCTTTAATTATCGACGAAATATTgagtatatatagttttatttaaaaaaaagttaacttgATTAGAGAGTAGAGACAAATTGAAAGAGTTATTAAATCATGATTTAGTATATCAGACAGCGACAGCTGAACAATTCAGAATTCACTGAAATTAAGGGTTGCCATGTCCTAAAATACGTACACTTAACCTAAGTAAAACACATTACATGTGTACCGTCgcgattacaatattttatgagtaaCTAGTATGGATCTATTGGAAGcatattcttataattttatatctttataggTAGCCAAAACTTAGCTACAGAGCTAACGAATTCTAGTAATTTCTTGAAAAAACACGAATGTCTACCAGTTTAAAGATTGTTCTGtaattagtttttgttatttttgcattaaatttaataaaaacgatctaataaatatatattttttgctaactaaaaattaataaataattacttaaatggTTAACGTATTTCTGTGTTAGATACACAGTAAAAGGTATTgcacacaaattaaaatatttgtattatataatttaccatTCCAGCCTAATGCTTGTAGGCTCTGACTGACTAATTTTTAAGTCTTATCTTATAGAAGATGTAAGTaaacttcataaaattaatataaaatttacttgaaGTTCTATTAATACAATAACGCAATAGTGTAGCAgggaaattaaaagtaataagtggcagactttaaaaatgataaataccagtttttttttgtccTAAACGTATATTTCCTAAGTTAATAGTAGATTTTAAGTAATGAACTACCtagtttatatagttttatttattttttcagtatcggctgttatttaactttttataaggATGATATCATTCGgctctaatttaaaattttatttcataagattattattatattattataatataattaattagttacgATCACTATAACTACTACTATATAACAACTGTTAAtagataattttgtttattacaaatataaaatttattgagtatcaacaattttatataaaacaataatcgcAAAAGATcacaaacatttcatttaaatataaacgcgACCATTGGTATATGAGATAGATAAATTAGAACTATGGTTGACAAGTTGAGACAAAACATCCTCGGACGGCTTCGTTCCAACTCCGTATACATCTACTATTCTATGATTCCATTGGCGGAATGAAAAAAGAGGGTGGCGCATGCGCGTTAGCCCGACGCCATCTCTAAACTACTGTGCATAATACTTGTTGAAAGATTTCGATGATTTAAGTGAATTTGGTGTGTGCTAATTCGTGATAAAAGCGTTAACCATGGAATTACTTTGTCGTGAGTGAGGTCAAGTGTCTGTACACAACGTTTGATGACTGTACTATTCCAATCAGTGTCGTCGGCGGAGTCTTGATCTTGCGGAAGTTTCTTAGCTATAGCAACGCATATTTTTTGCGGCTATCTCTGCCGCGCTCGCTACACACCAATTTCATGATCCTTTATCGCCAGTTTTACTAGTGGTaacttttaaacattatttccagCTTTTTAACACAAGTTAAtggtagaaatattaaaaagcggGCAGAGTTATGTACTTCGGCGGCGTTCTTACGCGCGTACACCTATACATAGACACAAGTTGTATTATGTATGAATTATTGTTTTGGGTCAAAGACATCTCGGTGTTCTGACTCGCAACAACAACAGTGTAAATACATTCTTTATGTTTCAGCTTAAACACGGTGAAGAAAGTGAGTCTTAAGTTGATATGAACTCTGCTTTAAAACCAGTGCTGCCCCAACCGGGGGTACCTCAACCAGGCGGCCAGGCGAGTCCCGCGAAAGGCAACGTAGCGAGCGCAAACCACGCCGTAGGACTGCCGCAGGGTGCTCAAAACTCTCTTCATCACGGCTCCAACAACCTGGTTGGTCAGAACCTGATCCACCACGCCCCCACGCCTCAGTTGCCAACACACGCGGTGCCGTCCATGGCTCCTGTGTCCGCCAACATGGCCCAAATGGCACAAAACATGAGCCACCACGGAAACCTGTCTCACGTCACACAAAACTCTATTACACCGGCAAACATAGCTGCCAGCCCAAGTAAAAGTGCAAGCACTAGTGCTCCCCTCAGTTTAGTGCAAGACAAAGCAAATGCATCGCAACCCCTAGCTTTAACTAGAACACCTGAGAAAAAAGAACCAGATTCAACCGGTCATGCCAATGGGACGATAGAGTCCCCAAAATCGGCGTCAAATGCACCATCTACACTGAAACCACAAAATCCTGAACCAAAACAAGACAAGCAAGATATTGCTAAAACATCACCAAGTACACCTAAACCACCTGAAAAAGCAGCTAGTGCTCCTAGCACACCTCAAAAACCTGAGACATCCAATCCTGTCAGTCAGGCAGATGGCCCAGCACAACCTAAAGTAGCTACAGCTAATGAACCCCCAGAAAAATCACCTTCAAAACCAACAGAGCTTAAGCCAGCACCTGCTGCAGACGTAGCACCCACGCAGAGTGATAGTAAGCCTGTTCCTGAATCAGCTAATGAGAATCAGAGTCAAGAGAAACCATCTCCTCCACAGAAAGAATCAATGGAATGTGTAAAACCAGAAACTGCTAAGGAAGAGAAGAAAGACGAAGTCATAGAAAAACCAGCAAAAATACCAGAAGAGAAAATAGAAGAAAAACCAGAGCCACCTAAGCAGGAAGAGCCTGAAAAACAGCAGAAAGATGAAAAAATTGAGGAAAAGAAGTCTGAGGTTAAAATACTACCTAAAACTGAGGTTAAGGTTGCACCAAAATCCACACTAAAGTTGGCTACAGTGACCCCCCCAATGAGAAAGCGGAGACAGGTGTCCGAAAAAGTGGATGGCCCGACACCACCTAAAAAGGCAACTGAGGGTGATAACACACCAGATACAAGAACTAAAAGGAATCGGACAAAGGTAAGGTTTTaacaatctatttttttatataaagtaagcaCTATATCTACTTACATACATGCATggagacatttataatatatatactgatacaagttttgttgatatttttattattagtgccAGTTAT is part of the Vanessa atalanta chromosome 10, ilVanAtal1.2, whole genome shotgun sequence genome and encodes:
- the LOC125066726 gene encoding bifunctional lysine-specific demethylase and histidyl-hydroxylase NO66, with translation MESTVSAFAVYNSQKKESKKRHRKRKSKQPASPKVLIKDVGEDLMKDIGLKLKQKQKKNKESKHIIKKKSHKKKKSKKSPKKLPILNLNLSKQSSESDEVPELMSPVTEYVEKPNHDDRACSHSSNDSFEFTPVQTESTEEGLKVFKWMIAPFSPDDFLNQIWEKKPLHIARKKPRYYNEIISTPSIDTMLRTENIQFTKNIDITSYIDGKRETHNPEGRAHPHLVWDFYLNGCSIRLLNPQTYMSRLHLLNATLQEFFTSFVGANAYLTPPDSQGFAPHYDDIEAFILQTEGKKHWRIYKPREESEILPRTSSKNFTDDEIGEPVLEVTLEAGDMLYFPRGYIHQGITIDGEHSLHVTISMYQKHAWADLFEKMIPAALQIAINENVELRRGLPFDIYDNFGLVHSDVNTPRKVEIENLVKNLFDKIKDYLPIDEAVDQMSKKFQQDALPPVLSDLEKAVTVYGDTDVMIENGKVTNRVEISLDTRIRLLRKNILRMVSEDRIRLYYHAENSLEYHGSELPYLEIEEDLAPAIETLITSYPEYVSVENLDVPNESDKLQIADALWSRGLIMTEYPLENIDDD
- the LOC125066780 gene encoding protein PBDC1, with translation MDVLTRPAEEFGNDETLEHLWAARAMEHSDIYFNVLCSVDTRWLRLTPHDDLIYSHFRQDFPDLNISYIKEDEIKNNVNKAKWRMFCEKFKNIVEDYSFGTLMRADTKGDYSEQNTILVPRVQFYAVEIARNREGINNEVKKRYKCASKAHMEAQNNAREIVA
- the LOC125066668 gene encoding protein piccolo-like isoform X2 yields the protein MNYCFGSKTSRCSDSQQQQLLPQPGVPQPGGQASPAKGNVASANHAVGLPQGAQNSLHHGSNNLVGQNLIHHAPTPQLPTHAVPSMAPVSANMAQMAQNMSHHGNLSHVTQNSITPANIAASPSKSASTSAPLSLVQDKANASQPLALTRTPEKKEPDSTGHANGTIESPKSASNAPSTLKPQNPEPKQDKQDIAKTSPSTPKPPEKAASAPSTPQKPETSNPVSQADGPAQPKVATANEPPEKSPSKPTELKPAPAADVAPTQSDSKPVPESANENQSQEKPSPPQKESMECVKPETAKEEKKDEVIEKPAKIPEEKIEEKPEPPKQEEPEKQQKDEKIEEKKSEVKILPKTEVKVAPKSTLKLATVTPPMRKRRQVSEKVDGPTPPKKATEGDNTPDTRTKRNRTKVQLYQSPTPEIAMATKLSASAGRSTPTKPNDDKLIVFYKNEYLAVRNAEGGFYVCQTVQNVYRTTRKIKIRWLSQDKSDATGETYKPDFYDVTDMECVLTTLSMQREGGGAQRLRAGERARAASILQRALRAEQSGANCLQLTEEHPDGLDLSLYTDESQLEKKSRKRNSSKSSPRTPDDATETANDEATPSKKARTTPKRSPKSVRKSKSTPKTQKRKSSGSTPTVATSSKTATALTEKAKAKTPTKRTPVKSTKVETPISTPRKGRRAAKENKPSPVVPTPSTSTGKTGRTRRPPVKK
- the LOC125066668 gene encoding protein piccolo-like isoform X1 → MNYCFGSKTSRCSDSQQQQLLPQPGVPQPGGQASPAKGNVASANHAVGLPQGAQNSLHHGSNNLVGQNLIHHAPTPQLPTHAVPSMAPVSANMAQMAQNMSHHGNLSHVTQNSITPANIAASPSKSASTSAPLSLVQDKANASQPLALTRTPEKKEPDSTGHANGTIESPKSASNAPSTLKPQNPEPKQDKQDIAKTSPSTPKPPEKAASAPSTPQKPETSNPVSQADGPAQPKVATANEPPEKSPSKPTELKPAPAADVAPTQSDSKPVPESANENQSQEKPSPPQKESMECVKPETAKEEKKDEVIEKPAKIPEEKIEEKPEPPKQEEPEKQQKDEKIEEKKSEVKILPKTEVKVAPKSTLKLATVTPPMRKRRQVSEKVDGPTPPKKATEGDNTPDTRTKRNRTKVQLYQSPTPEIAMATKLSASAGRSTPTKPNDDKLIVFYKNEYLAVRNAEGGFYVCQTVQNVYRTTRKIKIRWLSQDKSDATGETYKPDFYDVTDMECVLTTLSMQREGGGAQRLRAGERARAASILQRALRAEQSGANCLQLTEEHPDGLDLSLYTDESQLEKKSRKRNSSKSSPRTPDDATETANDEATPSKKARTTPKRSPKSVRKSKSTPKTQKRKSSGSTPTVATSSKVGIVRRIYRNTATALTEKAKAKTPTKRTPVKSTKVETPISTPRKGRRAAKENKPSPVVPTPSTSTGKTGRTRRPPVKK
- the LOC125066668 gene encoding protein piccolo-like isoform X4, encoding MNSALKPVLPQPGVPQPGGQASPAKGNVASANHAVGLPQGAQNSLHHGSNNLVGQNLIHHAPTPQLPTHAVPSMAPVSANMAQMAQNMSHHGNLSHVTQNSITPANIAASPSKSASTSAPLSLVQDKANASQPLALTRTPEKKEPDSTGHANGTIESPKSASNAPSTLKPQNPEPKQDKQDIAKTSPSTPKPPEKAASAPSTPQKPETSNPVSQADGPAQPKVATANEPPEKSPSKPTELKPAPAADVAPTQSDSKPVPESANENQSQEKPSPPQKESMECVKPETAKEEKKDEVIEKPAKIPEEKIEEKPEPPKQEEPEKQQKDEKIEEKKSEVKILPKTEVKVAPKSTLKLATVTPPMRKRRQVSEKVDGPTPPKKATEGDNTPDTRTKRNRTKVQLYQSPTPEIAMATKLSASAGRSTPTKPNDDKLIVFYKNEYLAVRNAEGGFYVCQTVQNVYRTTRKIKIRWLSQDKSDATGETYKPDFYDVTDMECVLTTLSMQREGGGAQRLRAGERARAASILQRALRAEQSGANCLQLTEEHPDGLDLSLYTDESQLEKKSRKRNSSKSSPRTPDDATETANDEATPSKKARTTPKRSPKSVRKSKSTPKTQKRKSSGSTPTVATSSKTATALTEKAKAKTPTKRTPVKSTKVETPISTPRKGRRAAKENKPSPVVPTPSTSTGKTGRTRRPPVKK
- the LOC125066668 gene encoding protein piccolo-like isoform X3 codes for the protein MNSALKPVLPQPGVPQPGGQASPAKGNVASANHAVGLPQGAQNSLHHGSNNLVGQNLIHHAPTPQLPTHAVPSMAPVSANMAQMAQNMSHHGNLSHVTQNSITPANIAASPSKSASTSAPLSLVQDKANASQPLALTRTPEKKEPDSTGHANGTIESPKSASNAPSTLKPQNPEPKQDKQDIAKTSPSTPKPPEKAASAPSTPQKPETSNPVSQADGPAQPKVATANEPPEKSPSKPTELKPAPAADVAPTQSDSKPVPESANENQSQEKPSPPQKESMECVKPETAKEEKKDEVIEKPAKIPEEKIEEKPEPPKQEEPEKQQKDEKIEEKKSEVKILPKTEVKVAPKSTLKLATVTPPMRKRRQVSEKVDGPTPPKKATEGDNTPDTRTKRNRTKVQLYQSPTPEIAMATKLSASAGRSTPTKPNDDKLIVFYKNEYLAVRNAEGGFYVCQTVQNVYRTTRKIKIRWLSQDKSDATGETYKPDFYDVTDMECVLTTLSMQREGGGAQRLRAGERARAASILQRALRAEQSGANCLQLTEEHPDGLDLSLYTDESQLEKKSRKRNSSKSSPRTPDDATETANDEATPSKKARTTPKRSPKSVRKSKSTPKTQKRKSSGSTPTVATSSKVGIVRRIYRNTATALTEKAKAKTPTKRTPVKSTKVETPISTPRKGRRAAKENKPSPVVPTPSTSTGKTGRTRRPPVKK
- the LOC125066668 gene encoding protein piccolo-like isoform X5 — its product is MAPVSANMAQMAQNMSHHGNLSHVTQNSITPANIAASPSKSASTSAPLSLVQDKANASQPLALTRTPEKKEPDSTGHANGTIESPKSASNAPSTLKPQNPEPKQDKQDIAKTSPSTPKPPEKAASAPSTPQKPETSNPVSQADGPAQPKVATANEPPEKSPSKPTELKPAPAADVAPTQSDSKPVPESANENQSQEKPSPPQKESMECVKPETAKEEKKDEVIEKPAKIPEEKIEEKPEPPKQEEPEKQQKDEKIEEKKSEVKILPKTEVKVAPKSTLKLATVTPPMRKRRQVSEKVDGPTPPKKATEGDNTPDTRTKRNRTKVQLYQSPTPEIAMATKLSASAGRSTPTKPNDDKLIVFYKNEYLAVRNAEGGFYVCQTVQNVYRTTRKIKIRWLSQDKSDATGETYKPDFYDVTDMECVLTTLSMQREGGGAQRLRAGERARAASILQRALRAEQSGANCLQLTEEHPDGLDLSLYTDESQLEKKSRKRNSSKSSPRTPDDATETANDEATPSKKARTTPKRSPKSVRKSKSTPKTQKRKSSGSTPTVATSSKVGIVRRIYRNTATALTEKAKAKTPTKRTPVKSTKVETPISTPRKGRRAAKENKPSPVVPTPSTSTGKTGRTRRPPVKK